The DNA region GGGCTAGTGTAGGGCATCACGACCACCAGCTCCTTGGAGTCGATGAACTCCAGCAGCGCGTCCGCCAGCCGCCCGAGGTTGTTGTTGCCGGCCTGCCTGCGGACGTCCCGCAGCAGCTTGCGCATCTGGCTCCTCTCGTGCGGGTCGAGGTCGTGGTCCAGCACCTCCTCCATCATGTCGAGCGCGCGGTACAGCTCGGACCTGACGTCCCTGGGCTCCGGCCGCTTGATCCTCAGGTACAGCAGGGCCGTCAGCAGGAAGAAGGCGTAGATGATCGGGGCGGCCGGCGGGTAGAAGTAGTCGTTGTTCTGGGTGATGAACTTGCCGACCTCGTCGATGAACAGCCCCACCCCGATGCCCGAAAGCAGCGCCCCCAGGGAGTAGGCCCAGCGGTTGGCGAAGACCAGGGGGAGGATGGACGCCACGAACAGCAGCAGTCCTCCCCACAGCACGTGGGCGATGTGCAGCCCATTGCCGCCCAGCTGCGGGTAGCCCGTAAGCCACAGGAACAGCCGCGTGAGCAGCACGGAGCCCGCGAAGGCGACCAGCGTCACCATCAGGTACCTCTCGGCGCCGGACCTCTTGACCGGTCGGTTGATTCTCCTGCTGTGGATCATCGCGTGCCTCCCAAGCGTGCTTATTACATGATACCCGGATCGTCGGCCCGGGGGCAGCTATGCCCTCTCGGCGCCTATGGGGTACACTGACACTTGTAATCCAATAGAGGAGGGCTTCATGATAGGCATAGGCATACTTGGGGCAGCGCACATCCATACCCCCAACTTCGCGCAGCGGCTGCGCAACCGTGAGTCCGTCCGCGTGGTGGCCGTGTGGGACCACGATGGCGAGAGGGCTCAGAGGTACGCCACGATGTTCGGCGCGCAGCTGGCCAGCACGCCCGAGCAGGTGCTGACCAACTCCCAGGTCGAGGCGGTCATCATCTGTGCCGAGACCAGCAGGCACGCCGACCTCGTGCTGGAGACGACCGCCGCGCGCAAGCACCTGTTCGTGGAGAAGCCGCTGGCGGCACGGGCCGAGGAGGCCTTCGAGCTCGCGCGGGCGATCGAGGCCGCGGGCGTCAAGTTCCAGACCGGCTACTTCATGCGGAGTCACCCCATCAACAGGTTCCTCAAGCAGGAGATCGCCCAGGGACGCTTCGGGCGCATCACCCGCGTGAGGGCCTCCAACGGCCACGCGGGCGCCCTGCTCGGCTGGTTCGACACGGAGTGGCGATGGATGGCCGACCTCAACGATGCGGGGGTGGGAGGCTTCGGCGACCTCGGGAGCCACGCGCTGGATCTGATGCTGTGGCTGCTCGAGGGGGATTTCGTCCGCTCCGCCACCGCCTGCATCGGCAACGCCACCGGCAGGTACGGGGAGACCGACGAGTTCGGCGAGGGACTGCTGGATTTCAGCAGCGGGGCGGTGGGCACCGTGGCCGCCGGTTGGGTCGACCTGGACAACCCCGCCCAGCTGATCGTGAGCGGCACGCGCGCCCACGCTGCGGTGGTCAACGGCGAGCTGTACTACAAGTGCGAGGAGATCGAGGGCGCCGACGGCCGCACCCCCTGGGCGGACCTGCCGGAGCCCCTGCCGCACGCCTTCGAGCTGTTCCTCGATGCCCTCGAGGGGCAGGACGTCCCCCTGGTCACCCCCATGGAGGCCGCCAGGGTGGTCTCCGTGATGGATGCGATGTACGAGGGCTCGGCACGCAAGTCCTGGGTCACGCCCCGGTGGGACTAGGGGATTTAAAGGGGTTGGGGGCCGGGATCACCGGCCCCCAGGTGCAGGAGGAGTAGTGTGGCAGGAAGGTAGTAGTCTAAGTTAGGTTGTCAGCCTACTGGCTGGGACCGACCCCTACGATGGGGCCGAAGGCGAGCATCTCGCGCTTGAGCTCTGGCAGCTCTATGGTGCCCCACTCGGGGACCTCGCGCGCGGTGCAGCCTATATGCTCGCAAGCATGATGCCTGCTTCTCACAATCTTCAGAATTCTTGCTATAATCTTCATAGTTGGTACCTCCTTTGAGATGCCAAGCGTTCTTCTCGTTCAGGGGCTGCCCCTACCGGGCAGCCTTCTCTTTTGCCTCTTCTCGTTCTTCGGCCAGGGCCCTCAGCTTGCCCTTGGCGGTGCTCCAGATGGCCTCCCTGTCGAGCCCGGACAGGCGCAGCCTCTTGAAGTAGTCCACGGCCGCCCTCTCCAGGGAGACGTCCTTGAAGCCCTGTGCCTGCAGGCGCTGCCTGTGCTGCAGGATCTCCTGCCAGGCCTCCTGGGCCTCCTCTTCACTCAATTCCCAGCCAGTCAATCTAGCTATCAACTTCACGTAGTACTTCGGCTTCTCTTCCTTTGGCACTACCCTCAGCACGTATCTCATTGCCCTGAGAGGGTGCCTTGCCGCCGCCAGCAGGACGTCGCCTACGCCGTAGCCCGACTCCAGCAGCGGCTCCAGCTCCGGCACAACCACCGTGGTGGTCTTGGCCAGTGCCCCCGGCCCCTGCTCATGGGCGCCGGGCATTATTCTGCGTTGGCTCAGCTCCGGCTGGGAGAGGAACCAGCGCTTGCGGAACTCGGCGCCGTGGCGCTCGTCCCACTCGCGGGCCGCCTCCTCGAAGGTCAACTCCCTGCCGAGCTGCTGCTCTCTGGCGCGCTTGTAGCACTCGATCTCTTCCATCGCTGCCCTCGCCTCGGCCTCGGTCATGGCCCTGCCGAGCACCCTCTGCAGCCTGTGAGCCGTGGCCTTCGGGTGCAGCTCCGGGCGAGAAGCGTACGAGTACCTGTAGACATCCTCGAAGCCGACGCCGCTCTCCGTGCGCACGTCGAGGACGCCATACCCGATTCGCTTCTGCAGATCTGGATTGTTCACTACTTCAACTACTGTTACGTCGTTTCTCATCTCTCTGCCCTCCCTTAGGCCGCTTCGCTGCCCTCGGTTGCGGCGTCAGCCTCTACCCTTTCCCCGCTCGGCAAGTTGCCTATCTAACTCAGCAACTTTACCTATACTTATGTTAAAATTCTCTTGGTCTTGCACGGTTCATGCGTTTTTCTGCATGATTACCGTTTCCGAGATTAAGTATACAGCATGATTCCGCAAAATCAAGGGGATTCGTGCAAAAATCCGTAAATTCATGCAAAAATTGGCAGTTTCGGGAAGAAGGGGTGTAGATGCTCACTGAGGAGAGGAAGCGTTTTATTTTAGAGACTCTGGCCCGCGAAGGGAAGGTGCTGGCGCACGACCTCAGCAAGAAGCTCGGGGTCTCCGACGACACCATCCGCAGGGACCTGAGGGACCTGGCCCGCGAGGGGCTGCTGGTGAGGGTCCACGGGGGAGCCCTCCCGAGGTCACAGTCGATCACGGCGCCCTACTCGGCCCGCCAGCAACAGGAGCCGGTGGTGAAGGCGGCGATCGCCGAGGCGGCCGCCAAGCTGGTGGAGAACGGCCAGGTGATCATCCTGGACGGCGGGACCACCACCCTGCAGGTGGCTCAGCACCTCCCCAAGGACCTGCACGCCACGGTGGTCACCAACAGCCCCCCCATCGCGGTGGCCCTGGGCGAGCACCCTTACGTGGAGGTGGTGGTCCTGGGCGGCAGGCTGTACAAGCACGGCATGTCCACGGTGGGCGCGGCCACCTTGCAGGAGATCCAGATGATCAGGGCGGACCTGTGTATGCTGGGCGTCGGTGGGCTGCATCCGGAGCTGGGGCTGACGACGGACAACCTGGAGGAGGCCCACGTCAAGAGGGCCATGGTGGCCAGCGCCGCCGAGGTGGTGGCCCTGGCCTCCGCCGAGAAGATCATGGCCGCCCAGCCCTACATCGTGGCGCCTCTGGCCGACCTGACGCACGTGGTGACCGAGGCCTCCGTGCCCCGCGAGGAGCTAGCGCCTTTCGAGGCCGCTGGGCTGACGATCATCCTGGCTTAGGGGCGCCAGCAGGCCCTCCCGCACGATGTGCTCCAGGGAGAGCTCTCGGTACCCCTTGCTCGCGAACAGCACGGTGATCTTGTCGCCCTCTATCCTGTGGACCGTGCCGTCACCCAGGGAGGGGTGCCTCACCCTCTGGCCGACCTCGAACGGGTGGTCCACGCGCGAGGCCCGCGGCCGCCTGCCCAGCAGGTCGTTGTCGCACATATTGCAGCGCTCGCCCCGCATCTGCTCCCCGAAGTAGTTGAGGATGAATTCTCTTCGACAGCCGGGCGACTCCATATAGGAGCGCATCATCTCCAGCCGGCTGCGCTCGTACTCCCTGCGGGCGTGCTCCTCCTCCAGCGACACCTGCTGGGGATCGAAGCGTTTCCGCGTGAGAAGTATCCGGTCTTCCTCCTGCCGGATGAAGCCGCTGCGCTCCAGCGCCATCAGCGCCCTCACGATCAGGCTCCTTCCCAGGCCCGTCTCTTCCTGGATGTCCTCCAGCTCCCGCCGCCTGATCTTGCGCAGCGCTTGGTACACCTGCCTCACCTCATCCAGAGTCAGGTCGCTTGAGCCCGCCATGAACGCCGCCTTCTCAAGGTCCTCGTCCTTGTGCAGCAGGCAGCAGAACGCGAACTCGCCATCCCTGCCCGCCCGGCCGGCCTCCTGGTAGTAGGCCTCCAGGCTGGCGGGCGCGTCGCGGTGGATCACGAAGCGCACGTCGGGCTTGTCTATCCCCATCCCGAAGGCGTTGGTCGCGACCACCACCCTGAGCTTGCCCTCCATGAAATCCTGCTGCACACGCTCCCTCTCGCTCTTGCGGCGCCTGCCGTGGTAGTAGCCCGCGGGGATGCCCATCTCCTTGAGCCACCCGGCCGTCTCCTCGGCGGCCCTGGTGGTGTTCGTGTAGATCAGCCCCGGGCCCTCCAGCGCCCTCCTGATGCGCGCGCTCACCTCCTCGGTGTAGGCTTCCACCTGGCCGGAGAGCAGCGCCTCCAGCACCTGCCGCTCGTCCTCGTGCTGCTCCAGCCGGTGCACCTGCAGGAACAGGTTGGGGCGGTCGAAGCCGTGGGCCACCACCAACGGATCGCGCATCCCCAGCGTCCGGGCGATGTCCTGCCTCACCCACGGGGTGGCGGTGGCCGTGAGCGCCAGCACCGGCGGACGCCCCACCTCCTCGACCACCTCCCCCAGCTGCAGGTAGGAGGGGCGGAAGTCGTACCCCCACTCCGAGATGCAGTGGGCCTCGTCCACCACGAAGAGCGAGACCGGCCTGTCGTCCAGCTCCTCCCGGAGGTTGCCGCCCGTGGCCCCCTCTGGGGTGACGTACACCAGCTTGATCTCCCCGCGCTTGATGCCCTCCAGCGCCTCGCGGGTCTCGGGATAGAGGCTGCTGAAGCCCACGGCCTTCACGCCCACCTCCTCCATGGCCTCTAGCTGGTCGCTCATCAGCGCCAGCAGGGGGGTGACCACCAGCGTCACCCCCGGCAGCAGCTGCGATGCCAGCTGGTAGATCAGCGACTTGCCGGCGCCCGTGGGCAGGATGGCTATGACGTCCCTTCCGGACAACAGCGCTCTGAGAGCCTCTCGTTGGCCGTCCTTGAACTCCTGATGGCCGAACTTCTCCAGTAGATCCTCAAGTTGGGGGTGTTCTGCGGACATGCTGTATCCTCTCTTGCTCGAGCTATCGCCGTGTATAGAGCAACAAGCGTGCCCGCGATCCTCCTCAGAGCGGTGGCAAGCCTCCAGATGCCGAGGTCGCCCGGATCCCACCCAGCCGGTTGGGGCTGCCCCTGCCACCTCTCCCACATCTCCCTCTCCATGAGGTACAGGTTCCCAAACATCACCCACCCTCCTTGTTACTCTTAAAAGGTCTTTGATGGTTATTGTAGGGGCACCGGTGTCACCTGTCAAGCTATTTAGACGGTGATCAGGCTTGTAGTGTCACCGGCATAAGTGGTAAACTGGTTATGATAAGTTTTGGGAGAGGGCAGATGCATGATCAAGGTGCCCCTGGCGATCTGGAGCTCGTCAGGGCTTTCGTCAACACGCTGGACATGGAGGATGGTCGCGAGGAGCTGACGGATCCCCGGAGCCTGCGGGATTGGCTGGAGGCTCACGGCCTCCTGCATGGCGACGCGGAGCTGGGGGAGGACGACCTGCGGGCGGCGCTCACCTTCCGCGAGTGCCTGCGAGACCTGCTGGCGGCCAACAACTGCCACCCCCTGCCCGCTGACACGGTCGGGAAGCTCAACCAGCTGGTGGGCGCCATCCGGGTGGCCTTCCGGTTCGACCCCGACGGCGGGCTGGACCTGGAGCCCTGCTCCTCGGGGGTGTACGAGGCTCTGGGGCACATGCTGGCGATCATCTACGCCGCGATGCTCGAGGGGACCTGGCAGCGGCTGAAGGTCTGCCGGGACGAGGGCTGCCAGTGGGCCTTCTATGACCACTCCAAGAACAGGTCGGGTACGTGGTGCACGATGCAGGTGTGCGGCAGCCGCAACAAGGCCAGGAACTACCGGTCGCGTAAGCGGGCGCAGGCTACAGCCCGCTGAGCCCGTCCTCCTCGGTCGGCAGCTCGATCGTTGTGCGGGCGTTCATCGGTTCCACCACCCCCCATGCGGGCAGCTCCTGCGACAGCCTTGCCAGCCCCATCACCCAGGCGGAGAGCGCCAGGTGGCAGGCCAGCCGACCCAGTAGCATCGAGATCGCTCTCATGGTATGGCCTTCCTTCCACAGATCTTCGTGTGCCCATTGTAACCCATTTCCATTAAATAGTGGCAGCGCCCGCAGCGCCCTCGGATGAAGAGTTATTCATACTGGGGGGAGTAGCTGGCCAGCTCCTCGATGAACGTGATGAGGGCCGTGTGGTCCTGCTGCGACCTTCCCCTGGCCTCGAGCGCCGCGAAGGCCTGGTCCACCAGGGCTGTGGCCGGCAGGGGCACACCCAGCTCCCGCCCCGTCTGCAGGGCTATCCCCAGGTCCTTATGGTGGAGCGCTACCTTGAAGCCCGGGTTGAAGGTATGGCCCAGGAAATTGTCCTTGCGCATCTCCAGCACCCTGTTGCCGGCCATGCCTCCCATGAGCACCTGCACGATCTTGGCAGGGTCCACGCCCGCCTTCGCCCCCAGCACCAGGGCCTCGCTGACGGCCTCGATCGTGAGCGCCACGACTATCTGGTTGCAGGCCTTCACGACCTGCCCCGAGCCGCTGGGGCCCAGGTAGGTGATCGTCTTGCCCAGCACCTGGAAGATAGGCAGAGCGCGCTGGAAGTCCTCCTCCCTGCCGCCGACCATTATGGAGAGCGTGCCCTGCTGGGCGCCCACATCCCCGCCGCTCACGGGCGCGTCCAGCATGCGTGCGCCTCTCTCCTCGACCCTGCTGGCTATCTCGCGCGTGGCGATGGGCGAGATGGTGCTCATGTCGATCAGCAGTGAGCCCTGCCTGATGCCCTCCAGCACCCCTTGCTCGCCCTCCACCACCTGGCGCACATCGGGGGTGTCCGGCAGCATGGTGATGATCACGTCGGACCGCTCGGCCACCTCGGCGGGCGAGCCCGCGCCCTCGGCGCCCTCGCGCTGCAGCTCCTCCACGGGCCCGCGGCTGCGGTTGTGCACCACCAGCTGGTAGCCCGCCTTCAGCAGGTTCCTGGCCATGGGCTTGCCCATGATGCCCAGCCCTATAAAGCCTATCCTCTCCATCATCTTCCCTCCGCCAGAAGTATTTGCGACGGTCGCGCGTCGCCCGCCCGCGCCTCGCGCGGCAGCCAGCGCAGGCTCTCATCGGTGCCCACTCCCCGGGGGATGTACTCCAGCCCCACGTAGCCTGCGTAGCCCCTCTCCTCCAGCGCGCTCAGGATCTGCTGGAAGTCCAGCGATCCGCTCCCGGGCTGGCCCCTGCCGGGCCAGTCGGCGATCTGCACGTGGGAGATCAGCTCGCGATGG from Thermobaculum terrenum ATCC BAA-798 includes:
- a CDS encoding Gfo/Idh/MocA family protein: MIGIGILGAAHIHTPNFAQRLRNRESVRVVAVWDHDGERAQRYATMFGAQLASTPEQVLTNSQVEAVIICAETSRHADLVLETTAARKHLFVEKPLAARAEEAFELARAIEAAGVKFQTGYFMRSHPINRFLKQEIAQGRFGRITRVRASNGHAGALLGWFDTEWRWMADLNDAGVGGFGDLGSHALDLMLWLLEGDFVRSATACIGNATGRYGETDEFGEGLLDFSSGAVGTVAAGWVDLDNPAQLIVSGTRAHAAVVNGELYYKCEEIEGADGRTPWADLPEPLPHAFELFLDALEGQDVPLVTPMEAARVVSVMDAMYEGSARKSWVTPRWD
- a CDS encoding DeoR/GlpR family DNA-binding transcription regulator — translated: MLTEERKRFILETLAREGKVLAHDLSKKLGVSDDTIRRDLRDLAREGLLVRVHGGALPRSQSITAPYSARQQQEPVVKAAIAEAAAKLVENGQVIILDGGTTTLQVAQHLPKDLHATVVTNSPPIAVALGEHPYVEVVVLGGRLYKHGMSTVGAATLQEIQMIRADLCMLGVGGLHPELGLTTDNLEEAHVKRAMVASAAEVVALASAEKIMAAQPYIVAPLADLTHVVTEASVPREELAPFEAAGLTIILA
- a CDS encoding RecQ family ATP-dependent DNA helicase; amino-acid sequence: MSAEHPQLEDLLEKFGHQEFKDGQREALRALLSGRDVIAILPTGAGKSLIYQLASQLLPGVTLVVTPLLALMSDQLEAMEEVGVKAVGFSSLYPETREALEGIKRGEIKLVYVTPEGATGGNLREELDDRPVSLFVVDEAHCISEWGYDFRPSYLQLGEVVEEVGRPPVLALTATATPWVRQDIARTLGMRDPLVVAHGFDRPNLFLQVHRLEQHEDERQVLEALLSGQVEAYTEEVSARIRRALEGPGLIYTNTTRAAEETAGWLKEMGIPAGYYHGRRRKSERERVQQDFMEGKLRVVVATNAFGMGIDKPDVRFVIHRDAPASLEAYYQEAGRAGRDGEFAFCCLLHKDEDLEKAAFMAGSSDLTLDEVRQVYQALRKIRRRELEDIQEETGLGRSLIVRALMALERSGFIRQEEDRILLTRKRFDPQQVSLEEEHARREYERSRLEMMRSYMESPGCRREFILNYFGEQMRGERCNMCDNDLLGRRPRASRVDHPFEVGQRVRHPSLGDGTVHRIEGDKITVLFASKGYRELSLEHIVREGLLAPLSQDDRQPSGLERR
- a CDS encoding CGNR zinc finger domain-containing protein, translated to MHDQGAPGDLELVRAFVNTLDMEDGREELTDPRSLRDWLEAHGLLHGDAELGEDDLRAALTFRECLRDLLAANNCHPLPADTVGKLNQLVGAIRVAFRFDPDGGLDLEPCSSGVYEALGHMLAIIYAAMLEGTWQRLKVCRDEGCQWAFYDHSKNRSGTWCTMQVCGSRNKARNYRSRKRAQATAR
- a CDS encoding 2-hydroxy-3-oxopropionate reductase, producing the protein MERIGFIGLGIMGKPMARNLLKAGYQLVVHNRSRGPVEELQREGAEGAGSPAEVAERSDVIITMLPDTPDVRQVVEGEQGVLEGIRQGSLLIDMSTISPIATREIASRVEERGARMLDAPVSGGDVGAQQGTLSIMVGGREEDFQRALPIFQVLGKTITYLGPSGSGQVVKACNQIVVALTIEAVSEALVLGAKAGVDPAKIVQVLMGGMAGNRVLEMRKDNFLGHTFNPGFKVALHHKDLGIALQTGRELGVPLPATALVDQAFAALEARGRSQQDHTALITFIEELASYSPQYE